A stretch of Sulfuricurvum sp. DNA encodes these proteins:
- a CDS encoding ATP citrate lyase citrate-binding domain-containing protein, producing the protein MAQRAIREYDGKAIFSKHWEKYFSGFHYGFKSVLVTNGDELRAKAQEHGFEWLKQEALVAKPDMLFGKRGKNDLVLFRTNKPGDVTLEEAATWIDAKIANETTLLSGQKGILTHFIVEPFTPHSQDQEYYISATTVGEDDVLYLSAEGGMEVEEGWEEKVNEVVIPITMNDTNIAHLIRANVPAGIPAENKERFIAFAEQFYKFYRDQNFAYLEINPIVMVGSDMHILDLVARLDDTAGFMMGDAWCGAEFPTAFGMEDQSPEEKAIAEADSKSGASLKLTILNPMGRIWTMVAGGGASVVYADTIADLSGNVSDLANYGEYSGGPTTGETKFYADTVLDLMTRNKDSKGRDKILIIGGAIANFTDVAKTFTGIIQSFESYADRMKAVGTRIYVRRGGPNYEKGLKDIKEAADRLGLYIEVYGPETHVTDIVRMALEK; encoded by the coding sequence ATGGCTCAAAGAGCAATTCGTGAATACGATGGTAAAGCAATTTTCTCAAAACATTGGGAAAAATACTTCAGCGGTTTCCATTACGGTTTTAAATCGGTATTGGTAACTAATGGTGATGAACTTCGTGCAAAAGCACAAGAGCATGGTTTTGAATGGCTAAAACAAGAAGCGTTGGTTGCAAAACCGGATATGCTTTTCGGTAAACGCGGTAAAAATGACTTAGTTTTATTCCGTACTAATAAACCGGGAGATGTCACACTTGAAGAAGCTGCAACGTGGATCGATGCAAAAATCGCTAATGAGACTACGCTCCTTTCTGGTCAAAAAGGGATTTTGACCCATTTTATTGTTGAGCCGTTTACTCCACACTCGCAAGATCAAGAGTACTATATTTCAGCGACTACGGTTGGTGAAGATGATGTTCTTTATCTATCGGCTGAGGGTGGTATGGAAGTTGAAGAAGGATGGGAAGAGAAAGTTAATGAAGTAGTAATCCCTATTACTATGAATGATACTAATATTGCTCATTTGATTCGTGCAAATGTTCCTGCCGGAATTCCAGCAGAGAATAAAGAGCGCTTTATCGCTTTTGCTGAACAATTTTATAAATTTTATCGTGATCAAAACTTTGCTTATTTAGAAATCAACCCAATCGTTATGGTGGGTAGCGATATGCATATTCTTGACCTTGTTGCACGTCTTGATGACACGGCAGGATTTATGATGGGAGATGCTTGGTGTGGTGCGGAGTTCCCAACAGCGTTTGGTATGGAAGATCAATCTCCTGAAGAGAAAGCGATTGCAGAAGCAGACTCAAAATCGGGTGCTTCATTGAAACTCACTATTCTCAATCCAATGGGACGCATTTGGACGATGGTAGCCGGTGGTGGTGCTTCGGTTGTATACGCTGACACTATTGCGGATTTGTCTGGAAATGTATCAGACCTTGCGAACTACGGTGAATACTCAGGTGGACCGACAACAGGTGAAACCAAATTCTATGCGGATACCGTTTTGGATTTGATGACACGTAACAAAGATTCAAAAGGCCGCGATAAAATCCTTATCATTGGTGGGGCTATTGCGAACTTTACCGATGTTGCGAAAACCTTTACAGGTATTATCCAATCGTTTGAGAGTTATGCTGATCGTATGAAAGCGGTTGGAACACGTATTTATGTACGTCGTGGCGGACCGAACTACGAAAAAGGTCTCAAAGATATCAAAGAAGCGGCAGACCGTTTGGGTCTCTATATCGAAGTTTATGGGCCAGAAACACACGTTACGGATATCGTACGTATGGCTTTAGAGAAGTAA
- a CDS encoding type II/IV secretion system protein — translation MKRTAFSMLELIFVIIVIGLLAALSIPNLNTNPLSDAAEQVANHIRYTQHLAMVDDRFDSTNANWPSELWQIRFRSVKDYNNASEKEWFYEIFSDKSFDGDSTEQEEAKDPLTGESLGNGTFNNTVDDHKLINLTRKFGIKNIVISGGTNSYDSSQPRIAFDNIGRPYRNALPNLGDDWHKLLLTSDMNITLTGSDDQTSIITVKAETGYVCILDNTTGECQGTK, via the coding sequence ATGAAACGTACAGCTTTTTCTATGCTTGAACTCATATTTGTTATTATTGTTATTGGTCTTTTAGCTGCATTATCTATTCCAAATTTAAATACTAATCCTCTTTCAGACGCAGCTGAACAAGTTGCAAATCATATTCGTTATACACAACATTTAGCTATGGTTGATGATCGTTTTGATTCAACTAATGCTAATTGGCCTTCAGAATTATGGCAAATACGATTCAGATCAGTCAAGGATTACAATAATGCTTCAGAAAAGGAATGGTTTTACGAAATATTTTCAGATAAATCTTTTGATGGTGATTCAACAGAACAAGAAGAAGCAAAAGACCCTTTAACAGGAGAATCCTTAGGAAATGGCACTTTCAATAATACAGTAGATGATCATAAATTAATTAATTTAACACGTAAATTTGGAATTAAGAATATTGTTATTAGTGGAGGAACTAATTCATATGATTCTAGTCAACCTCGGATTGCTTTTGATAATATAGGAAGACCGTACCGAAATGCTTTACCAAATTTAGGTGATGATTGGCATAAATTATTATTAACATCAGATATGAATATTACTTTAACTGGGTCTGATGATCAAACATCTATTATAACTGTCAAAGCAGAAACAGGTTATGTATGCATCTTAGATAATACTACAGGAGAATGTCAAGGTACTAAATAG
- a CDS encoding citrate/2-methylcitrate synthase, producing MGALFTKDTQAIFWNNNASAIQRMLDYDYVINRTKPSVAAIVAPTSGNKFEKFFYGPDEIMVPVFRNTTEAAAAFPNADVLLNFGSFRTAYDVTMEAITLKGQFKTVMVTAEGIPERLARKMNQAARDAGVVVIGPATVGGIAPGGFKIANVGGTIENIINSKLHRAGSCGLVTRSGGLFNELSNIISINADGIAEGVAIGGDRFVGSVFIDNLLRMESNPEVKYMVLLGEVGGTEEYKVIEAVKNGQIKKPIIAWCIGTIAKHFSSGVQFGHAGASANADAETAAAKNAAMAAAGIYVPASFNDLPHTIADVYGKLRSEGTIGEIVEPELRAVPKVRRKKEFICTISDDRGDEATYAGYPISSVATPDTGFGIGDVISLLWFKKRYPKWATDYLETVIKTVADHGPAVSGAHNAKVTARAGKDVISSLVTGLLTIGPRFGGAIDDAARYFKYANDRGMSPAEFIDYMKKEGKTISGIGHRIKSVRNPDLRVSGLKKYAAEFFPSTPLLDFALEVEKLTTSKKDNLILNVDGTIGILMVDMWRALGYSEEEIDGFIDAGALNAFFVVGRSIGFIGHILDEKRLGMPMYRHPTDDILYNVELADEI from the coding sequence ATGGGTGCTTTATTTACCAAAGATACACAAGCGATTTTCTGGAATAACAACGCGAGTGCGATTCAACGTATGTTGGATTATGATTATGTTATTAATCGCACAAAACCCTCTGTTGCAGCGATTGTAGCTCCAACATCTGGGAATAAATTCGAGAAATTTTTCTACGGTCCTGATGAAATCATGGTTCCGGTTTTTCGTAACACTACCGAAGCGGCTGCTGCATTTCCTAATGCTGATGTTCTTTTAAACTTCGGCTCATTCCGTACAGCGTATGACGTTACGATGGAAGCGATCACTCTTAAAGGGCAATTCAAAACCGTCATGGTAACCGCTGAGGGGATTCCTGAGCGTTTAGCGCGTAAAATGAATCAAGCGGCTCGTGATGCGGGTGTTGTTGTTATCGGGCCGGCTACTGTTGGTGGAATCGCTCCGGGTGGATTCAAAATCGCTAACGTCGGTGGAACTATCGAAAATATCATTAACTCTAAACTTCACCGTGCAGGTTCATGTGGATTGGTAACGCGTTCAGGCGGTCTTTTCAATGAACTTTCCAACATCATCTCTATCAATGCTGATGGTATTGCTGAGGGTGTGGCAATCGGTGGAGACCGTTTCGTAGGATCAGTATTTATTGATAACCTTCTTCGTATGGAGAGCAACCCTGAAGTTAAATACATGGTTCTTCTCGGTGAAGTCGGTGGTACTGAAGAGTACAAAGTAATCGAAGCGGTCAAAAACGGTCAAATCAAAAAACCAATCATCGCATGGTGTATCGGGACGATTGCTAAACATTTTAGTTCAGGGGTACAATTTGGTCATGCAGGTGCTTCGGCAAATGCTGATGCTGAAACGGCAGCCGCTAAAAATGCTGCTATGGCAGCAGCAGGTATCTATGTACCTGCAAGTTTTAACGATCTTCCACACACCATAGCAGATGTTTATGGAAAACTTCGCTCTGAGGGAACAATCGGCGAAATCGTTGAGCCTGAACTTCGTGCTGTCCCAAAAGTACGTCGTAAAAAAGAGTTTATTTGTACGATTTCTGATGATCGTGGTGATGAAGCGACTTATGCCGGTTATCCGATTAGCTCAGTAGCTACTCCGGATACTGGTTTTGGTATCGGCGATGTTATTTCACTTCTCTGGTTCAAAAAACGTTATCCGAAATGGGCAACAGACTATCTTGAGACTGTTATCAAAACCGTTGCCGATCACGGTCCAGCGGTATCAGGTGCACACAATGCAAAAGTGACTGCTCGTGCAGGAAAAGATGTTATCAGCTCATTGGTAACTGGACTTTTAACTATTGGACCACGTTTCGGTGGTGCTATCGATGATGCAGCTCGTTATTTCAAATACGCAAATGACCGTGGAATGTCTCCGGCAGAATTTATCGATTACATGAAAAAAGAGGGTAAAACAATCTCCGGTATCGGTCACCGTATCAAATCGGTTCGTAATCCAGATCTTCGTGTATCAGGTTTGAAAAAATATGCGGCAGAGTTTTTCCCAAGCACGCCGTTGTTGGATTTCGCTCTTGAAGTAGAAAAATTGACAACGTCGAAAAAAGATAACCTTATTTTGAACGTTGATGGAACTATCGGTATCTTGATGGTTGATATGTGGCGTGCCCTTGGATATTCTGAAGAAGAGATTGACGGTTTCATCGATGCTGGTGCATTGAATGCATTCTTCGTAGTGGGTCGCTCAATCGGATTTATTGGTCATATCTTAGATGAAAAACGTCTTGGTATGCCAATGTATCGTCATCCGACGGATGATATTCTTTACAACGTCGAATTGGCAGACGAGATTTAA